The DNA region atgtggaaagtcttcgccaatacgaataaaataagcccaaacacgtggtagttgcaacataccgttcaggagttccctcgactctctgtagtctccataatcaaatcagctccaaaccttcactgtttacaagtaccctcaaaaatacactcacatgtctggttttgactcgatgcgtgactacaatattcaagagttgccctcgattactcagggtttccagatcctttctttatgaaaagtctttaacaataaaaactagcattgcaacctgtaaaatcctctgaaactgcttgtctattatatttttcaaacgatcctggacattcaaagaaacgtcataccattctccacgatttaaaactactttgattcatgtccgccactttttacaaagcgggtcagatatgcccaatgacctttaagacataattagttattttcaatcagatttctgaatgatgactataacattttgtatataaataactttaataaaataacttttacaaggtactggcctactattttagttatattataaaataaaaaatattagctattttgactctcacgaaattaccataactatgattgttctaaactgaacggttggcgcgagactcactttttatctaaccaggatttgtacggaactctcggtgcgcgagtccgactcgcacttggccggtttattttgcactgcttaaaattaattcctaAATACGTGTAGATGTACGTAAGTATTTTTATCATGTACTGGCATTAAATGCCTTATTTTGTTCATCCTTAACATGGTGAGTTTCATTCTTAGCTTTAAGTCAAATGCAACGCCTGTAAATACTCGTGGAAAGCAGTTAAAGGATATGAatacaatcattaaaactacAAATTAGTTACCACATCAGAGTTTAGAGCTGCTTTTTCTGTGAAATAAATCATAAATTTCTCTGAACTTTTCCAGCCACGGCGATCGTCCATTCCAAAACTGAAAGACGCTAAAAAAGTAGTTAAAAGAGACACCTCACTGAAAATAGAACCTCGAGTCGACGACGAATTCGATAAATTGTACGAAGAAATCGTCGACAACAAACAAAAGGATATCGATGACAAACTATTGACAGTCACAATCGAAGATCCGGACAAAATCGAGACGAAATTCGAGGAAATAATCCACGCTTACGATGAAGACGAACAAGAAAGACATACGGTCACCAGAATATCTAAAATACCTGCTTTAAGAAGAAAAGACGATGAAAAACCGAGTCGAATAGGAGCTTTAATCGATAGAGCTAAAGAAAAGAGTGCAACATCAGAAACTAAGCTTAAAGACGGTGGTTTTAAAGTCACTGCATCAACTATTAGAACGAAAAGATTTTCAAGAGGTAACAGTCGAGATTTGAGTAAAGAAGAACAGCAAATTGAAGTTACAGAAactattcatataaaaaaaagtggGGACGAAGATGTGTTTGGCAAAGAAGCGAAAACTGAAACTTCTACTCGTAGTTTTGTAAAACAAGTGATAAAAGACGAACATAAAGCTGATTCTGAGACACTAGATAGCAATGAAGATGTTAAAAATATCACTTCAGAAAACTTAGAAAAGGTTGACGgaactacaaataaaaacaaacgattTACAAGAACTGTCAGTAAAGAGATGAGGGAGAGAAGACTTAATAGAGACTTAAACAGGAATTTGGAAGAAGTTAGAAAAGCCACTTCTAAGAAAATCAAAGAAAATTTGACGGCAGCTAAAGTATCAGAAATCGATGATATTATTACTAAGGATGATGTTCAAGGTAAACCAGAAAAAGAGAAAATTATTCGTGCTGTATCTAGAGAAATTAAGAAAGATGGTCAGAATATTAGTAATACTGAGACAGTGACTGTTGAAAATCTAGAAGATGGAGGAACTCGGACTGTTACCACAAAAACTACTGTAACTGAGACTTTAAGAGTTGGGGAACCAGTTGTTACTGAAAGAATTGTTCGCAATATAAGCCGTGAAATAGACAATAATAACATCGAAACGGTTGTGACTACTGAAGAAATCAAAGATGGAGGTACCAAGAAAGTAAGTAAAGAAATAGTTAAAAGTATTCCAGTGAGAACAGAAAGATTCACTAGAGGTATTAGCAGAGAAATGGGTAATATTAAACCGAAAATTAATGTAGAAAAACAAACTATTCCAAAAGAAGATAATTCTGATGATAACAAAACAGATCAAACAGAAAAAGAAGCAGTTACAGGTATTCCTGTTTATACTAAAGTCACTCGCAGTTTCTCCAAAGGTAAGATACATAATGTAGAAATGAGTAGAACTATTGAATGGAAACCAGTAGATGTGGTTACAACCAAAAATTATTCGCGAAGTGTAAGTGAAAAGGTTACAAAGAAAGAATTTCAGGATACAGATATGAAATCTTTTGAAAAACCACCAATAATAAATGAAGATGCAGAAAAAGTTGCTCAGAAATCTAACGCAGACACTAAAACTCAAAATAACATACCAAAAGATCCAATACTAGAAGCTAAAATAAAAGACACAGTCAAAGATATAGCGTCTAAAATAACAACTAAGAAAGTAACGGAATACAACACAGAAGAACAAGTTACTAATATTGAGAAAAATACATTCAAACTAAGTAAAACTGCTACAAATGTTGATGATTTAAAAGTATCCAGAGAGATAGGCACGCAAATGAGTGTAGATTATAAAGCTACAGACTCTTCGAGTTTCAGAGATGTTAATTACAAAGAGATTGGTACCCAAATGAGCGTAGTAGAAACCACAACGTCAAAAGTATCTTTTGAAAAAGATAATACAGAATCCAGAGAAATCGGCACTCAAATCAGTGTAGATTTCTCTAAAGTACAGCAAAATAATTCAGATAAAGTAGAAAAAGAAGCGAAAGATAAAGAAAATGGCGATTCTTTGAAGCAAGAAAAAGATAGCTATAAAGTAGAAGCTACGATACTTAAAGGAAATGTTAGTAGGTTGAAAGAAAAGATTGTTAATGATAATGTAGGTGTTAGAAAGCAGGAAAAGGAAGAATTGCCTAAAAAGAAATCGGTTATGTCTAAAATTGCTATTTTTGAGGTAAGTAAACTATTTATTGTCACTATTATTCCTATTTATAAGTTCATATCAAAAGAACACATAATATATAATCTGCTATTATACCGGGTAAGTCGCATCTTCAAACTAtaatgataaccaaaccataaccagccgtatacttgccgcccattggtcacatCGGCGATTCGACAACTGAAAATTATTCAATTATCGTTATGTATAGTTAAATGGTCCAACTTTACCGTAAGAATTAAGGTTTGtgaacaaaaactaaaataaaataacataatttcgTTCTTTTTACAGAATCTGGAACCAAAAGAAGTTGTAGAGGTACCAAAAcgcaaaattaaatgcaaatatgTTCCGCCTACGAAATACCAAACAAACAATGAAGACATTGACAAACTAGAAGATGAAATACCTCAAGAACAAGCAAAAACAGACTCTTTAGCTCCTAGTAATAAAGTCGAAATTAAGGACTACGACGAAGTGACATACACAACTGAACCAAAGATTGTTAAAGAATACTTGAAAACTGAAGAAGGGTATGGCCAAAacgaaattactgaaaaaacaACCGTAATTCATACAGAACAGAGTACAATTAAGTTTGAACAAAATCAAGAGGCGAAATCTTTGGAAACTGCTAGAGTATTACCAGCTGTCATTGATTTGAAGACTGAAGCAAGTGAAATCGGATTTGCTGAAACGTTGCCAGCAAAAATAGACTCTAATGCCAGTgacaataaagttgaaaatgcaACAATCCTACCTGCTAAATTAGATTTCAGTAGCAACCAATCAACCAAAGAAGAAGCTACTTCacctaaaattttaataagaaatgatAAACCTATAGATATGCCTGTCATTATACCAGCAAGAATAAATTACGAAGCTGATATTGGTAAAGTTAAACCAGGTAAGCTTAATTTAAACAACTGGAACAGTCAAGTAGAGATAAATAAAAGCACTGTTGATAAAATCGAAGTTTTTAGAAGTGACAGTCTTCAAGAAATAGCTGCTACATTACCTGGaaagattaatattaaaactGATGAAAGTCAAATCCAGGTAAGCAAGAACTTACCAGGAATAGTTGacttaaaaaaagaagaaaatcagTACCATGAGGCTGTTATATTACCAGCGAAAATTGGTGTTGTTAGTACAGAAATCCAATTTGAAACTGCTGAAATCTTGCCAGGGAAAGTAGAATTAAAAGCAGAGGATATTCAAAGAGAGGGTGAAGATATTGTTTCAAACAAGAATCATATTAAAACTAATGAATATATTGTTGAAAATGTCACAAAAGAGCCTCTCACAATGAATATTGaaacaaatacaatacaaattgaAACTCCTACGATACTACCAGCTAAATTAGATAATGACGCCATCAAACCTGATACTAGTCAAAAAGAAATCAGTTCTACTAAACCAAAGCCTGGTAAAATAAACTTAGACCTATGGAAAGATAAAGTAGAAGCtaataaaacagttgttaataaaactgctattaaaataaataaaaacgttgaAACATCAAAAGCTTTCACAGGTAAAGTAGACTTTAAATCTTATGATAAACAAGTGAAGGAGACGCAAGGAAATAACGTCTTTCATAGAAGAGaatataaggttgaaattgCCAAAACACTGCCTGCCCAAATTGATCTTAGTACAACTAGACATAGTACTGAAGTAGAAAATATTGATCAAGGTAAAATCGACTCTAGTGATGctgaaatttttgattttagtaACGACAAAACTCAAGTTGAAATACCTACTACATTACCTGCGAAAATAGAATTTAATGCAACTAATTCTCAAATTGATAAAAGCCTTTCAGAAAGTCGAGTAGAagaagctaaaatattaccCGCTAAGTTACAATTTGAGACTTACGAATCTAAGGCTGAAATAAGCGAAATGACTCCAGACAATATTTACTACAGCAGTACTAAAAATAAAGCAGAAAGTATAATAACTTCTTCAAGTGATGTTAACATTGAAGAAATTAAACCTATACCAGGTAAACTTGATTTAAAAGCTTGGGAAAATCAAGTTGAAGAGAATAAAATACTTGTAGATAAGCTAGAAGTTTTTAGAAGTGAAAGTCAAGAAGAAATAGCTAAAACGTTGCCTGCTATAATAGATTTTAAGACTTATGAAATTACTGAAACTGATGGAGATGAAAATGAGCTTAATAACAATGTGTATAAGGTTGAAAGTCCTACTGACGAAGATATACATAGCTATAGCGTACATGATGGTAATCACGAGTCACTTAGCggtgttaaaaacaaaatgtaccttATAAGTAATGataatagtgttcaaaattcaACGGACGTAGATTACGAGAAAAGAGTAGATGAATTACATGCTAAAACTTATTCTGTTACCGATATAAGTATTCAAAGTCATAAAGCTGAAATTGTATCTACAGAAACAGCGTTCGAAAGCTACACAACTGAAGAAAGTCTATCTACAAAAGATTATGAACTCTATAACGCAacaaataaagaacaaaatgaATTCACAAGAAGCACAAGCGCTTACGTCACTGAAAACAAATCAATAGAAGATTTTAAAAGAACAAAATCTCTAATTGAAACTACAAATCAACACACAGTTAACAGAATTATAACAAGTGAAAATCAACTTAATTCCAATACTGTCAAAGTTCAAAAAGATACTAATCTTGCAGCTGTTagtgaaacaaatgaaaatgtattcaattttaATGTAGATAAGGCACATAGTTCTTTAATAACAAGTGCTCATGGTACAGAAGATTTCAAATCTTCAACAGAAGAATTGAAAAGGGCTAGGTCTTTAGCTGAATTGGATCTTGGTGACGCAGTAAATGGTAAAGTAAGAAGAATAGTTGGCAGAATTAAATCTGTAGACTTTTCTAGAAGGGATAGTGTCAAAACTGAGATAAATGTCAAGGAATTGCCAAAAAAACTGACTGTGTTGGAGAAAATTGCTCTTTTTGAGGTAAGAATTACTAATATTACTTACtagctagcttctgccagcggcttcgcctacatcaagttcggttatatcgcgtttccaagagaactcttcaaatgtccgggataaaaactatcctacgttctttctcaaggtcaactgcATAAGGCGaccaaccgtcccgcattctgcgggaccgtcccgcaatgcttgacgaaatcccgttttgaaattattagtaaaatagtcccgcaaaacgttgtatgcgtcccgcatgtcccgcatccctatttttctaccacgcttctacacaacacccacctgcgcgcacgctcaacagtgcaggaacacagattacctataatataatctcgttctctttatttctactgaactcgtgaggcctaatgattttgaaaataagacattagtgcacgctgtgacacgatattgataggttaaattatagctttatgcttacggtttttattttatcagttccgttCGATCATTTCTCAATGCCCCCCccccttttcacgaaaggttaagtcccgtattcagttttcggaaagttggccgccttacaACTgcatctctgtaccaaattttattaaaatcagttcagcggtttagacgtgaaaggacagacagacagagttactttcgcatttataatattagtagtaggGATTACTtacttctgtcagcggtttcgcccgcatcccgtgggaacttctacACGAACCCTTATATAAAGAAGcctagtcttcctcgataaatgggctatatagcactgaaagaatttttcaaatcggaccagtagttcctgagattaacgcgATCAAGCAGATAAACAATctcctcagctttataataaatatcatcatcatcatctcaggcataggacgtccactgctgaacataggcctcccccttagatctccacagatacctgttggaggcgacctgcacccagcgtcgacggcgactTTTACAAGGGCGTCTGTCcatcttgttggtggacgtcctacgctgcgctttcaaaatattacatttcataACAATGCGAAAGTACATAGCTCTGTCTATCTGACGCGTTTTCACGGCataactactgaaacgatttaaatataggtataacTACTCTAAAGCCTGATAAAGAATATAGCCTACTTCTCTCACGAGAGTACATATAAAATAACCTAATATTCAAAAGTAAATTAAAgagaaaataactaattaagcAACTTTTTATCCGCTTGCGGGAAGTGGTGCTTCCctgatgtgggtgaaaccgccgaGAAATATCtagttatattagtatagatagataaataaatgaactcaACATTTAAACGAACCATGCAAAATCCAACTTTTTTACGAATTACATAGACAAAAAACTATCTCAATCATAGATATTTTAGTTTCACAAAAAGTCGGTACACTCATTATAATGGTTACCGGCAAAAAACGTATTTACCCATGATAATTTTCTGACAGCCGTTCCCATATTCCATCTAACGATTGCATAGgatactagagatagaattttgacattagccgtAAACAAGTTATGTCAAATTTCCTATCTATAAACAAAAGATGGATAGATATTAACGTCACAAATAAGTTTGGCTCATTTGAAAAGGTCACTCATAGCGCAACAGACATTTTAGACgaaaatttttaaaagtttttttacagaattatttttggaaaaatattagTGTCATGAAGtgtttatttgtagttttgtgcttatgtgtatttttaatagtaagtacttattaaatgtgtttttgctatttttaattAGGTGGGAAATTGAGTTTTTTGTGTTCTGACTATTTTACGCGGGTaacgaatttttttatttattttttgcgaaAGTGATTAAGTATTGTGAAGTTTATTTAATGCTAAGTGATAATTAGTTCTTTTATCGAACacataagaatatttatttaattggaaaaaaaatctatactatataatattataaagttggaGATTTTTTCGTTTGAACTCGGtatatctcaggaactattggtccgatttgaaaaatgatttcagtgttacatagctcatttatcgaggaagactataggcCCAATAAGGGTGCGTGAAGTAGGTAGTTCCTatgggacgtgggtgaaaccgctgtcaAAAGCTAGTCTCGTGGCTATTTTTTGTTAAGATAAATCAAACGTGTTTATGTTATTGACAAACTTTTTGAAACTCATTGGGCCCATTTTTACAGTATATTTTTACAATGGAAACgtccgtttttttttaaacgacttaTTACTTTGATAATTGTACTTGAAAATTGAtagttaacagttgttttaagaaaaactaacATTGATGTTGTTGGTGATCTTAGGCCCTTGTCTAGCAggaaaataaatctatttaccCACTAACCTACATAATATTTGCTTAGCTAACCAACTAGTTCtaagaactttttaaacttttccGTAACGagtattattgtaaaaatactcTATAAAAAGTTTATGTCTATGTAGGAAGGTACTTCCCCGACATTTTTactgagttttattttaatgtcccAATGAAAAATGAATCTGCTCGTTTCTtatcaattagaaagtttgattATTCAGCTTTCAGGATAAACGGGTAACTCGAAAGTCTGCATGGAGAATCTCCCTACCCGAATTCGTAGGGTAGAAACCAGGTGCCCGAttcttctaagttaataatatcaacATTGAatagcaatagcagttttaaccttagcgggcattctgctacaaACATAAGAcgaatcgtattccaatgacattcgattggtttgcgattggtctgccgttttggtgattttggtctatacggtagtttgctctacaatcatattacaATCGtcaatcatttgcagacaatatgattcattattgaatcacagacaCGGATAAAAACGTATATTTAataatagcggaatgccacataaggttcaatcgtaattgagtcgtgattggatctcagtcggatgtgaatcgtatgtcgcttaagtaaaattagcagaatcgctCCCCTGGATAAGTGCAATAGTTCTCAAAGGGTGAATAACTGAACGAACTGAACGTATAATGGTGAAGAACTGATGAAGAACTAACCCCAAAATTATCCAACAGGGCAAGGCTTCTTCCTCACACATCCAGACCACGACTCCTAGATCTTCCACGACCAAGAAACCAAATATGCCGGTCATATCTGAGGAGGACTACTTGAAAAGAATCGAAGAACTCACTTCAGGGAAGACGAAATATGGAAGATACGAGAAAATGAACTATTTGCCTTTGGCTGATGGGTCTAAAATGCCTGTTTTAGCTGTGGGGACTGCTTTGGTAAGTTTAAGGGGTTTTATTATCTGCCTAGACGTTTAAAATGTTGGGGTTGGTTTTAAGTTTAATGGTATGaagatgagtaccagtgtgtgatatgtagcgactgcctatctgatctcctcaacccagttacctggttgtctatcggacctcctcaacctagttaacCGAACAACCCGTGGTAAGACTGatgtcagagttactggcttctgactacccgtaacgacagccaaagatgttcaaatgacacccgggacctacagtttaacgtgccatccagaacacagtcattggtgtccaagatatacatagaaagtacatacaaacttagaaaagttgaattggtacttgcctgacctgatgaacccacgcactcatacttgaaaggttggttctttacccactaggccattaCGTATCTGTATGTAGGTAACTATGTAATAGAATCTAAGGtaacccatcttccaaggatcgtagcgtcatgaaaattgacagctgcatgtagttctgatgacaatacaataatatggtactgtcgaactgatctgatgatggagccggaagatatgaactggaacttcatgatggaacatcgtatcatagctgtgtttggacttgtcAGAAAAGTCTTAcgatttttacgtgtatttttaaaagcgtgtttttctaGTATTTTTCAACTATGAAATAAGCCACTATCTCTAGTACAttattaacattaaattaatatattttcagcTGGATCCTCGACTTATAAAGTATCAGATAGGAGCGGCCATAGATTTGGGCTACCGAGCCATAGACACGGCGTATATCTATGGCAATGAGAAGGAGGTGGGGGAAGCTATACAGGCTAAAATTGACGATGGCACTGTTCGACGGTAAGTTCTAAACCTAtttcccgcacctggataaaaagtaatgtATATGccatgatgatgtcctcctagccaattatcggctacggcggctgttctcatgtaaggagattagccaactgcgcaggacatattatagtgcacgagcatttgcgcagacacaggtgcactcactattccttaactctcatagcccgatgggacggtaatccgacacgaccggagagagatcaggcgcaggaccgacattaacgtgctctccgatgcacgggtgtatcaatcaccagcttccaggctccgggctgctttgtgaaagtcttctaaaacccacaaagtgatttcggcccgactcgggaatcgaacccgagacctcgtgctcagcagccgcacttgcgacagctagaccaacgaggcagttatatgCCATAGGTATATGCCATAGAGGTagtataaaaaaaattcgcCTAATGTGCAAGCTACCAAGTCATATCAAAATCCATTTAGTACTTTTTGCGTGGAAAAGAAACGAACATCTactactatataaaaaatacaagctttcacttttataatattagtaggatgaaGTTTTCGAGAATTACACTATACCCAGGTGTTTATTCTCACGAAGAAGCCATACCtacttgtgtgtgtgtgaatgtACTGTAGGACCGGGAGACTACTCGCTTGCTCAAATGAAAAACTTTATtcaatatcacgacgtttattttACGGGCTCGGGAGGTGAAGTGTGACATACTTcagtataaaaaacttattagaTACACATTGTCTTTAAAAACGACAAATGaaagtgacattattttaagataggtacttactaacTAAATGAATATGATAATAAAGGATTTTCCTTGTGGCCGAGTCAAAAAATTGTgttaattgattaaataaataaatcgccGAATCCTTCAAACTCGATAATTACCTTttcgtttaaaaatacttaagaaggtactttaaaaataaactggttgtttatatttttatttggaaaacTTCGTAAGGATACCTGCTTTCGCTATTGGTTTCCCCGCGTTCAAAATGAACTTTGCGTAcatggataaaatgtagcctgtacacctatgttattttaatgataaggtacctacattactgccaagttttatcaaaatctctcctgtaatttttgtgtgaaagaagAACAAAACATCCGAACAGACTGGTTTATAACCAGTTTAATACATACAGACTTTCGCGTACTGACGGTTTTTCCGCGGTTACCTCAGCGACCAGCGTCTCGAGTAAATTCCCGTACCCATACAAAATATCGAGTTTCAAAATCAAAGACTGGCTCCCCAACGAATTTTTCAAtgaatttctcaaatccgttcagtagtttctggGTCTGTAAATTTTAAacacctttttattttattggtatagaaatataaatgatgatgaGTCTTCCTACCATTCCAGCGAGGACCTATACATCATCTCGAAGCTTTGGAGTACGTTCCACCGCACCGACCTCGTGGAGCAAGCCTGCAGGGCCGGCCTGGAGAAGATGGGGCTTGAATACTTCGACCTTTATATGATACATAACCCTATGTCGTTTAAGGTAAGATTTTTAAAAAGGTGTAGGGAAATAATTATGGTCGTAaggctatgttggggtcgggttccagtcttagcggatgcatctgagtaccagtgttttacaaggagagactgccaatctgacctcctcaacccaggtcCAGGCAACACGATATCGTGGTAatattggttgtcagactttccggCTTCTAGCCCGCaaggactgccaaagatgttcaaatgacagccgggtgTGCCAATTTACCATGACTTCTGAAACACCTAATCTGCCCATAGCGTTTGGAAGCCTTATATATTCTCATTCATTCaacatattttgcaaatattaaataaaaaatgtaaaaaataggaTGCCATTataattactttaatattttttttagcacgcttatattatattagcttcacttgtaactatatatgtaagaaaattttagaatcttaatttgacccacttcccggtctttgaaattttgcacacactCTGAGTTCTGATAACAAAACAACACATGACTAGCgtatttattagatttttttttttttacttttaatttttaacatcCTAATCAACAAACGGACAGAAACACAAACTTCCGTTCATAAAACGTAGATAATTTTGATCAATCTACTGAAACCTACATCATCCATTACAGGAAGGATCAGACCCCATACCAAAGATCGCGACAGTGCTCCAATACTCGCAACACGACTATCTAGACGCCTGGTACGGCATGGAAGACCTGGTGAACAAGGGTCTGGTGAGGAGCATCGGCCTCAGCAACTTCAACTCGCAGCAGATACAGAGGATCCTTGATAAAGGACGGCTGAAGCCTATGGTTAACCAGGTATGTGTACTAAAGTTAGTCTGTTTGAGTAGGCAGTTAAAATGTCGTAAacctatatgtaggtatactccATTTGAAGAAGCACTTAAAAAGGGGAAGATTATTGATAGGACTtcttttacaaagaaataaactactgctaataataaataaagactaATAAAGATTCGATTGAATAAGTAATTATAAGTTTAGTAGGTAGGGTGTCGGGATGGTAAAGGAATAAAAGACAAAACAGCTCATAGTTTTAAAACTGCTGAGACGGTTTTGATGAAATGAAACGTACCTATCTAAGAACGACCTCGCTGACAAAAATCGTATCCAAAGCGGTTGAACCGTTTAAGAGCTATGGTGGCACATGCATGCATAGTTACAGACGTCGCAAAGAGGGCTGCTATGTGTATCTGTCTTTCTCTGTCGATGTGATGATGTCACAT from Helicoverpa zea isolate HzStark_Cry1AcR chromosome 29, ilHelZeax1.1, whole genome shotgun sequence includes:
- the LOC124644250 gene encoding titin-like isoform X2 — protein: MDGEEKSQDEKKSKIPMLRLRQAVEKVKKERAAQKAREKPRRSSIPKLKDAKKVVKRDTSLKIEPRVDDEFDKLYEEIVDNKQKDIDDKLLTVTIEDPDKIETKFEEIIHAYDEDEQERHTVTRISKIPALRRKDDEKPSRIGALIDRAKEKSATSETKLKDGGFKVTASTIRTKRFSRGNSRDLSKEEQQIEVTETIHIKKSGDEDVFGKEAKTETSTRSFVKQVIKDEHKADSETLDSNEDVKNITSENLEKVDGTTNKNKRFTRTVSKEMRERRLNRDLNRNLEEVRKATSKKIKENLTAAKVSEIDDIITKDDVQGKPEKEKIIRAVSREIKKDGQNISNTETVTVENLEDGGTRTVTTKTTVTETLRVGEPVVTERIVRNISREIDNNNIETVVTTEEIKDGGTKKVSKEIVKSIPVRTERFTRGISREMGNIKPKINVEKQTIPKEDNSDDNKTDQTEKEAVTGIPVYTKVTRSFSKGKIHNVEMSRTIEWKPVDVVTTKNYSRSVSEKVTKKEFQDTDMKSFEKPPIINEDAEKVAQKSNADTKTQNNIPKDPILEAKIKDTVKDIASKITTKKVTEYNTEEQVTNIEKNTFKLSKTATNVDDLKVSREIGTQMSVDYKATDSSSFRDVNYKEIGTQMSVVETTTSKVSFEKDNTESREIGTQISVDFSKVQQNNSDKVEKEAKDKENGDSLKQEKDSYKVEATILKGNVSRLKEKIVNDNVGVRKQEKEELPKKKSVMSKIAIFENLEPKEVVEVPKRKIKCKYVPPTKYQTNNEDIDKLEDEIPQEQAKTDSLAPSNKVEIKDYDEVTYTTEPKIVKEYLKTEEGYGQNEITEKTTVIHTEQSTIKFEQNQEAKSLETARVLPAVIDLKTEASEIGFAETLPAKIDSNASDNKVENATILPAKLDFSSNQSTKEEATSPKILIRNDKPIDMPVIIPARINYEADIGKVKPGKLNLNNWNSQVEINKSTVDKIEVFRSDSLQEIAATLPGKINIKTDESQIQVSKNLPGIVDLKKEENQYHEAVILPAKIGVVSTEIQFETAEILPGKVELKAEDIQREGEDIVSNKNHIKTNEYIVENVTKEPLTMNIETNTIQIETPTILPAKLDNDAIKPDTSQKEISSTKPKPGKINLDLWKDKVEANKTVVNKTAIKINKNVETSKAFTGKVDFKSYDKQVKETQGNNVFHRREYKVEIAKTLPAQIDLSTTRHSTEVENIDQGKIDSSDAEIFDFSNDKTQVEIPTTLPAKIEFNATNSQIDKSLSESRVEEAKILPAKLQFETYESKAEISEMTPDNIYYSSTKNKAESIITSSSDVNIEEIKPIPGKLDLKAWENQVEENKILVDKLEVFRSESQEEIAKTLPAIIDFKTYEITETDGDENELNNNVYKVESPTDEDIHSYSVHDGNHESLSGVKNKMYLISNDNSVQNSTDVDYEKRVDELHAKTYSVTDISIQSHKAEIVSTETAFESYTTEESLSTKDYELYNATNKEQNEFTRSTSAYVTENKSIEDFKRTKSLIETTNQHTVNRIITSENQLNSNTVKVQKDTNLAAVSETNENVFNFNVDKAHSSLITSAHGTEDFKSSTEELKRARSLAELDLGDAVNGKVRRIVGRIKSVDFSRRDSVKTEINVKELPKKLTVLEKIALFEGKASSSHIQTTTPRSSTTKKPNMPVISEEDYLKRIEELTSGKTKYGRYEKMNYLPLADGSKMPVLAVGTALLDPRLIKYQIGAAIDLGYRAIDTAYIYGNEKEVGEAIQAKIDDGTVRREDLYIISKLWSTFHRTDLVEQACRAGLEKMGLEYFDLYMIHNPMSFKEGSDPIPKIATVLQYSQHDYLDAWYGMEDLVNKGLVRSIGLSNFNSQQIQRILDKGRLKPMVNQVECHPYLTQERLDNFCAERNITLSAYGVLGSKGTPADMKSSFTPVIDDALVKVIASGSAVSPAQLLIRYQIERGHNVVVKASSAAHMWDNLQALSFNLDKLQVNALNALNKNKRTFTFKGMGDTHKNYPFSSIF